The Gossypium hirsutum isolate 1008001.06 chromosome D03, Gossypium_hirsutum_v2.1, whole genome shotgun sequence genomic interval CTAGAGTGGCTGTGAGGGGTAGTTTTCTTACGTGGTGTAATGCTCCTCCTTGACCTCCTCTCTACAGGTGATGCACTGCGCAAGTAACTCCGTCTTGAGCTGCTCCTTTGCTTGGGGCTCAAACTACGTGAGTAGCTCCTCCTAGAACTTTTCCTTAACCGAGATGGTGTAGGGCTTCCAGAAGCAGAGCGGTAACGATAACTTCTACAGTCAGCTGAATCATAGGACCGGTCACGCCTTCTATAGTATCGATCATCAGGTGAGTAGGAACGGTCCCGCCTTCTGTAGTATCGATCGTCAGGTGAGTAGGAACGATCCCACCTTCTGTAGTACCGATCATCAGGTGCATAAGAACGGTCCCGCCTTCTATAGTATCCATCATCAGGTGAGTAGGAACGGTTCTGCCTGCGGTAGTAACAGTCCTCGGGAGTGTAAGATCTATCACACCTTCTGTAGTATTGATCATCAGGAGAGTAGGAACGGTCCCATCTTCTATAGTAGCGATCATCTGACGATCCGCTGTAAGGGGAGGGAGCACGGGAGTACGACCTGTGCCGAGGGGAATAAGATCTACTCCTACCCTTACCAGATGAATAACGAGGAGACCGACTCTGACTTCTTGAATAAGAAGAATAACTTGGAGATCGACGAGGTGAGTTGCTTCGAGATCGATGACGAGCTGGATGCAGATGAGAAAATTAAAAACATAGTCTAGCAtactctaaaattttaaataatcctGATAACAAGAATATTCATCAACTACAAAACATACCACGAGAAGTTCTCAACCCCAAATATCTTCCTGGAGTAGGAGTTCTCCCCCTCCGCCTCTTGGCCTGCAGTAAACACAAACTCAAAGAATGAGAAAGTGAAATTACAAGAAGTTCACAAATAATATATGATAGATGAGAGTATAGCtgtttttcactttttctcagaAAAGGTGTCATAAATTTGAATCAACATGCAGAATAACTGAAACAGCAAAAGACATAACAGTTAAATAAAGAGAGAAATTCAGGGCATACAACCCTAACAGTCTGATTGTTGTTGTTGTATTTGAATTGTTTGTTTAGATGTAAGACTTTTGGAGTTTGGTGAAGAGCTGCAACAC includes:
- the LOC121215523 gene encoding serine/arginine-rich splicing factor SR45a — encoded protein: MSYSRRSSYSPSPSPYKRYRRSVSRSLSRSRSRSRSVENPGNNLYVTGLSHRITKRELEKHFSSEGKVVDVHLVVDPWTRESRGFGFVTMSTIEEAERCIKYLNRSVLEGRVITVEKAKRRRGRTPTPGRYLGLRTSRARHRSRSNSPRRSPSYSSYSRSQSRSPRYSSGKGRSRSYSPRHRSYSRAPSPYSGSSDDRYYRRWDRSYSPDDQYYRRCDRSYTPEDCYYRRQNRSYSPDDGYYRRRDRSYAPDDRYYRRWDRSYSPDDRYYRRRDRSYSPDDRYYRRRDRSYDSADCRSYRYRSASGSPTPSRLRKSSRRSYSRSLSPKQRSSSRRSYLRSASPVERRSRRSITPRKKTTPHSHSRSRSASPSSRSFSRSATPRSDSSS